From a single Puniceibacterium sp. IMCC21224 genomic region:
- a CDS encoding MaoC/PaaZ C-terminal domain-containing protein — MPLDFDALSNWDFEEIEQTLTERDTILYALGLGFGEDPTDRKELAFVYEAGLRAVPSMAVTMGYPGFWLRDPKTGVNWQKVLHGEQWLDIYKPLPVNGNIIGRSRIDFISDKGEGKGAVIYQSRDIINADSGEKLARVAMSAFCRGDGGFGGENRPGPAPAALPDRAPDHVCDIETLPRQALVYRLSGDMNPLHADPDVARSVGFDRPILHGLATYGLAARAILKSLLDYDAARLVGLDVRFSAPVYPGETVRFEIWEEGGEARFRASIPARDVVVLNNGAARFA, encoded by the coding sequence ATGCCATTGGATTTCGACGCGCTATCGAACTGGGACTTCGAAGAGATCGAGCAGACACTGACCGAGCGGGATACGATCCTTTATGCGCTCGGCCTCGGGTTTGGCGAGGATCCGACCGACAGGAAAGAGTTGGCCTTTGTCTATGAAGCTGGGCTGAGGGCGGTTCCCTCAATGGCGGTCACGATGGGGTACCCGGGCTTCTGGCTGCGCGACCCCAAGACCGGCGTGAACTGGCAGAAGGTGCTGCATGGTGAACAATGGCTAGACATCTACAAGCCGCTGCCGGTGAACGGCAACATCATCGGCCGCAGCCGGATCGACTTTATTTCCGACAAGGGCGAGGGCAAAGGTGCCGTCATCTACCAGAGCCGCGACATCATCAATGCCGATAGCGGCGAAAAGCTGGCTCGCGTGGCGATGTCGGCCTTCTGCCGTGGCGATGGTGGGTTCGGTGGCGAAAACAGGCCCGGCCCGGCCCCGGCGGCCTTGCCCGACCGCGCGCCCGATCATGTCTGCGATATCGAAACACTGCCGCGCCAGGCGCTGGTTTACCGCCTTAGCGGTGACATGAACCCGCTTCATGCCGACCCGGATGTGGCGCGTTCGGTCGGGTTCGACCGCCCGATCCTGCACGGCCTTGCGACCTATGGTCTGGCGGCGCGGGCGATCCTCAAATCGCTGCTCGATTATGACGCCGCCCGGCTTGTCGGGCTGGACGTGCGGTTTTCCGCCCCGGTCTATCCCGGCGAGACCGTGCGGTTTGAGATCTGGGAAGAGGGTGGCGAGGCCCGGTTCCGCGCTTCGATCCCGGCCCGCGACGTGGTGGTTCTAAACAATGGGGCTGCGCGTTTCGCGTGA
- a CDS encoding phenylacetate--CoA ligase family protein, protein MSEDIYKDIAQAYAAAAERASGLKSRFAAAGFDPAAVRSLADLSRLPVMKKEELLKLQRANPPFGGFLAADLKDVGRIYVSPGPIFEPSLSGGGGHGLDLLFRSASVGAGDIILNTWMYHLVPAGLLFDEAAQAAGATVIPSGVGNTELQAQIIVETGVTSICASTAFFLTLADKVIETYGRDAWKVKTAFLGGEMGDWMAKRRRIEADYGVSTWAAYATADLGLVGYEDGGDGYVVHPDRVVQICDPISGEQVAHGEPGEVVVTARDATWPMIRFGTGDSAFALGSNADGTVSRISALQGRVGAAVKVREIFVYPRVIEEVVIGTPGAKAAQAVVTRENDRDMIRISLVLEDGADASAAIIAAAEAFKSHSRIRADAVSVVPELPENADLIVNDKDG, encoded by the coding sequence ATGTCTGAAGACATCTATAAGGACATAGCTCAAGCCTATGCCGCCGCAGCCGAAAGGGCATCTGGGCTGAAATCACGATTTGCGGCTGCCGGATTCGATCCGGCGGCCGTCAGGTCCTTGGCAGATCTGTCACGGCTGCCGGTGATGAAGAAGGAAGAGCTTCTCAAGCTCCAGCGCGCCAATCCGCCCTTCGGCGGGTTTCTCGCTGCCGATCTAAAGGATGTCGGCCGGATCTACGTGTCGCCCGGCCCGATCTTCGAGCCGTCGCTTTCGGGCGGCGGTGGCCACGGCTTGGACCTTCTATTCAGATCGGCCAGCGTGGGTGCGGGCGACATCATTCTGAACACCTGGATGTATCACCTCGTGCCGGCGGGGCTTTTGTTCGACGAAGCGGCACAGGCCGCCGGGGCCACCGTAATTCCCAGCGGCGTCGGCAATACCGAGCTTCAGGCGCAGATCATCGTCGAAACCGGCGTCACTTCGATCTGCGCATCCACCGCGTTTTTCCTGACGCTGGCGGACAAGGTGATCGAAACCTATGGCCGCGACGCTTGGAAGGTGAAAACGGCCTTCCTCGGTGGTGAGATGGGCGACTGGATGGCCAAGCGCCGCCGGATCGAGGCAGACTATGGCGTGTCGACCTGGGCTGCCTATGCCACTGCGGATTTGGGCCTTGTCGGCTATGAGGATGGCGGCGACGGCTATGTGGTTCATCCCGACCGCGTGGTGCAAATCTGCGATCCGATCAGTGGAGAACAGGTCGCTCACGGGGAACCGGGTGAGGTTGTTGTGACCGCGCGCGATGCCACCTGGCCGATGATTCGGTTTGGCACCGGAGACAGCGCCTTTGCGCTGGGGAGCAACGCGGATGGCACCGTCAGCCGAATTTCTGCACTGCAGGGCCGAGTCGGCGCAGCGGTCAAAGTGCGCGAGATTTTCGTTTATCCGCGCGTGATCGAAGAAGTTGTCATCGGTACGCCGGGCGCAAAGGCCGCGCAGGCCGTGGTAACGCGCGAGAACGATCGCGACATGATCCGCATCTCGCTTGTGCTGGAAGACGGTGCCGATGCCTCGGCCGCAATCATCGCCGCTGCCGAGGCCTTCAAGTCGCATTCCAGGATCCGCGCCGACGCGGTGAGCGTGGTGCCGGAGTTGCCGGAGAATGCCGATCTGATCGTCAACGACAAGGACGGATGA
- a CDS encoding nitronate monooxygenase family protein, translating into MREDQFLADWGDEVQHAFAEIPLDVVLLCETEAAMGADFGYIGSLFIATTEAVAAESYKQMIVDSAAEDILYTSHFTGVNANYLKPSIRSVGLDPENLTGEGNKLNLSTGDVRPKAWRDIWGCGQGIGAVHAVTTTADYIDRESRAAKDALCS; encoded by the coding sequence GTGAGAGAGGATCAGTTCCTCGCTGACTGGGGCGATGAAGTTCAGCACGCTTTCGCGGAAATACCGCTCGACGTGGTACTCCTGTGCGAAACCGAAGCCGCCATGGGCGCGGATTTTGGCTATATCGGTTCGCTCTTCATCGCCACGACCGAAGCTGTCGCCGCCGAAAGCTACAAGCAGATGATCGTGGACAGCGCGGCCGAGGACATTCTCTACACCAGCCATTTCACCGGGGTGAATGCCAATTACCTCAAACCTTCGATCCGGTCAGTAGGCCTGGATCCGGAAAACCTGACCGGCGAAGGCAACAAGCTAAACCTCTCCACCGGCGACGTCCGCCCGAAGGCATGGCGCGACATTTGGGGCTGCGGTCAGGGCATCGGAGCGGTTCACGCGGTGACGACAACGGCGGACTACATCGACCGGGAATCCCGTGCCGCGAAGGACGCGCTCTGCAGCTGA
- a CDS encoding MaoC/PaaZ C-terminal domain-containing protein encodes MKYLDDFESGQVFHFRSAPMSAQSIKAFAQEWDPQRLHTDEDYATAIHGSLIASGFQTVLEVFKPVVTELMVEVANIGGMGFENLRWLLPVRPDEPLDIEMTINSVTPSKSKPDRGVLHYTLSVRNPKGEVVLSADVPLMMKRKRNDTG; translated from the coding sequence TTGAAATATCTTGACGATTTCGAGTCGGGCCAAGTCTTTCACTTTCGCAGCGCCCCGATGAGCGCACAGTCCATAAAGGCCTTTGCCCAGGAGTGGGACCCGCAACGGCTGCACACCGACGAAGACTATGCGACCGCGATACATGGCAGCCTGATCGCCTCGGGATTTCAGACCGTGCTTGAGGTGTTCAAACCTGTCGTGACGGAATTGATGGTCGAGGTGGCCAATATCGGCGGCATGGGCTTCGAGAATCTGCGCTGGCTGCTGCCTGTCCGCCCGGATGAACCCCTCGATATCGAAATGACTATCAACTCGGTCACGCCGTCCAAAAGCAAGCCCGATCGAGGTGTTTTGCACTATACGCTCAGCGTCAGGAACCCCAAGGGCGAGGTGGTTCTTTCAGCTGACGTCCCATTGATGATGAAGCGAAAACGAAATGACACAGGTTGA
- a CDS encoding transglutaminase family protein, producing MAQPHDDLPTEAARFVLPAHFVESDSLEVQGFITSALRDLPVDATNRDKAIRLFEAVRDDIRYDPYCFALDEDSYRASRIAGAEAAFCVPKAILLAACLRAVGIPAALGFADVRNHLNTPKLQELMGTDLFIYHGYVQLWLGGESYKVTPAFNIELCERFGVKPLVFDGYHDALFHEFDEQDQRHMEYVNDRGLYVDAPMAEFLTAFKETYPKLEEFNRVRISKDSSGYDSGFAKEGAA from the coding sequence ATGGCCCAACCCCATGACGACCTGCCGACAGAAGCTGCGCGCTTTGTCTTGCCCGCGCACTTTGTCGAGAGCGACAGCCTCGAAGTGCAGGGTTTCATCACATCGGCTTTGCGCGATCTTCCTGTGGACGCGACCAATCGAGATAAGGCGATCCGCCTGTTCGAAGCGGTTCGCGACGATATCCGTTACGACCCGTATTGTTTTGCGCTGGATGAAGATTCTTATCGTGCCAGCCGGATCGCCGGGGCGGAGGCAGCCTTCTGCGTCCCCAAGGCAATCCTACTTGCCGCCTGTCTGCGCGCCGTCGGTATCCCCGCCGCTTTGGGATTCGCGGACGTGCGCAACCACCTGAATACTCCCAAGCTGCAGGAGCTGATGGGGACCGATCTCTTTATCTATCACGGTTATGTTCAACTTTGGCTGGGTGGTGAATCCTATAAGGTCACACCCGCTTTCAACATAGAGCTGTGTGAAAGATTCGGGGTCAAGCCTCTGGTCTTTGACGGCTATCATGATGCTCTTTTCCACGAATTCGACGAGCAGGACCAGCGCCACATGGAATATGTGAACGACCGGGGTCTTTATGTCGATGCGCCGATGGCGGAATTCCTGACGGCCTTCAAGGAAACCTACCCGAAACTGGAAGAGTTCAACCGGGTGAGAATCTCCAAAGATTCGAGCGGGTATGATTCCGGTTTCGCAAAGGAGGGGGCCGCTTGA
- a CDS encoding acyl-CoA dehydrogenase family protein — MTDWNAMSDAEFRKEVRGFLEAEYPEELRHLPHRPKFAEIEHWHRKLHTKGWVAPAWPAEYGGMGLNAAKLLIFYEEQQRWGVNRGRDMGVQMVGPLIIKFGTQKQKNYWLPRILSCEDIWCQGYSEPGAGSDLANLRTRAEIDGDDFVINGQKIWTTMAHDATHIFMLVRTDPDAPKKQQGISFVLAPMDQPGVEVRTITTLSGETEFCEVFFDNARTPRENLVGELNKGWTMAKALLSFERIFIGSPSLAQNALGQLESFARGRGAFDDPVFRDRFAQAALDVEDHAALYSRFADQLKRGETLGADVSMLKIWVTECFQRITELMIEAAGPDGGTVGPLQVGNVSVDVLASFYKARPTTIYGGSNEIQRNILSKAVLGLPD, encoded by the coding sequence ATGACCGACTGGAACGCAATGAGCGATGCGGAATTCCGCAAAGAGGTGCGCGGGTTCCTCGAGGCCGAGTACCCCGAAGAGCTGCGCCATCTGCCGCACCGCCCCAAGTTCGCCGAGATTGAACATTGGCATCGCAAGCTGCACACCAAGGGATGGGTTGCGCCGGCCTGGCCCGCGGAATACGGCGGTATGGGGCTGAATGCCGCCAAGCTGCTGATCTTCTACGAAGAGCAGCAGCGCTGGGGTGTCAATCGTGGTCGAGACATGGGTGTGCAGATGGTCGGCCCCCTGATCATCAAGTTCGGCACTCAGAAACAAAAAAACTATTGGCTGCCGCGAATCCTCAGTTGCGAAGACATCTGGTGCCAGGGGTATTCGGAACCCGGTGCCGGGTCCGATCTGGCCAACCTGCGCACACGCGCAGAGATTGACGGCGACGACTTTGTCATAAACGGACAGAAGATCTGGACCACGATGGCGCATGACGCCACGCACATCTTCATGCTGGTCCGCACCGATCCGGACGCGCCCAAAAAACAACAGGGAATCAGCTTTGTCCTTGCGCCGATGGATCAACCCGGTGTCGAGGTGCGCACGATCACCACGCTTTCGGGGGAAACGGAATTTTGCGAGGTTTTCTTCGACAATGCCCGTACACCCCGCGAAAACCTCGTGGGCGAGTTGAACAAGGGCTGGACCATGGCCAAGGCGCTCCTGAGCTTCGAGCGCATCTTCATCGGCTCGCCCAGCCTGGCCCAGAACGCGTTGGGGCAGCTTGAGAGCTTCGCACGGGGCCGTGGCGCTTTTGACGATCCAGTGTTCCGCGACCGCTTTGCGCAAGCCGCGCTTGATGTCGAGGATCACGCGGCGCTTTACTCCCGTTTCGCCGACCAACTGAAGCGCGGCGAAACGCTGGGCGCCGATGTCTCGATGCTCAAGATCTGGGTGACCGAGTGCTTTCAGCGCATCACCGAGCTGATGATCGAGGCAGCCGGACCCGATGGCGGCACCGTCGGCCCGCTTCAGGTCGGCAATGTAAGCGTCGATGTCCTTGCGAGTTTCTACAAGGCCAGACCGACGACGATCTATGGAGGGTCGAACGAGATCCAGCGAAACATCCTGTCCAAGGCCGTTCTCGGATTGCCTGACTGA
- a CDS encoding enoyl-CoA hydratase/isomerase family protein — protein MSDRYAKYHKMKFDYPADRVLRITFDRPETFNSVDAETHTQMTDMWIDIDRDPDINAVIVTGAGKAFSAGGDFSLIENMIGNSYEIMKTWKEAKDLVYNIINCNKPIISAINGPAAGAGLVVAILADISIAGKKAKIVDGHPRLGVAAGDVAAIIWPLLTSMAKAKYYLMTCKPVSGEEAERIGLVSMCVEDDELQQIALDTAVELANGSQSAIRWTKYSLNNWLRQAGPIFDASTALEMLGFMGEDVKEGVLSHREKRAPNFRKDCPL, from the coding sequence ATGTCCGATCGTTACGCAAAATATCACAAGATGAAATTCGACTACCCGGCTGATCGCGTCCTGCGCATCACGTTCGACCGCCCTGAGACCTTCAATTCCGTAGATGCGGAAACCCACACTCAGATGACAGATATGTGGATCGATATCGATCGTGACCCCGACATCAATGCGGTCATAGTCACCGGCGCGGGCAAGGCATTCTCGGCCGGCGGCGATTTCAGCCTGATCGAAAACATGATCGGCAATTCGTACGAGATCATGAAGACGTGGAAAGAGGCCAAAGACCTCGTCTACAACATCATCAACTGTAACAAGCCGATTATTTCCGCCATCAACGGCCCTGCCGCCGGTGCCGGCCTTGTGGTGGCCATCCTAGCCGACATCTCGATCGCCGGTAAGAAGGCCAAGATCGTCGATGGTCACCCGCGTCTGGGCGTTGCCGCTGGCGATGTCGCGGCAATCATCTGGCCATTGCTGACCTCGATGGCCAAGGCGAAATACTATTTGATGACTTGTAAGCCGGTTTCGGGCGAAGAGGCCGAGCGCATCGGCCTAGTGTCAATGTGCGTCGAAGATGACGAGTTGCAGCAAATCGCTTTGGATACGGCCGTCGAGCTCGCCAACGGCTCGCAAAGCGCGATCCGCTGGACCAAATATTCGCTGAACAACTGGCTGCGCCAGGCTGGCCCGATCTTCGATGCCTCGACTGCGCTTGAAATGCTCGGGTTCATGGGCGAAGACGTCAAGGAAGGGGTACTGTCGCATCGCGAGAAGCGCGCGCCGAACTTCCGCAAGGACTGCCCGCTTTAA
- a CDS encoding thiolase family protein produces the protein MMQDIYVIGVGMTPFGKFRDKSIKDMTREAVTGALADAGLSAKRIEGAFFSNAVQGHMEGQHMIRGEIALREIGIQGVPVVNVENACASGATGFKLAVDFLKAGNGDCCLAVGAEKMYSDDRALMFSAFDSGWDVSNGEAVAQRLADLGAGVEEPEGSKSSKPYSVFMDVYAGFARLHMKTFGTTQEHFAAVSAKNHGHSVHNPLAQYRDSMSIDQVLAAPPITYPLTLPMCAPISDGAAAAVLCTGEGLKRLGIDRTRAIRVKAAVLRSGTDRAPEDHENHLTRLTALQAYEQAGLGPDDMSLAEVHDATAVGEVIQIENLGFVPFGEGGPASLRGETTIGGRIPVNTSGGLESKGHPVGATGIGQIFELVTQLRGEAGARQVDGAQNAIAENGGGLHGVEEAAACVTILGR, from the coding sequence ATGATGCAGGACATATATGTCATCGGCGTCGGCATGACGCCGTTCGGAAAGTTTCGGGACAAGTCCATCAAGGACATGACCCGCGAGGCCGTCACCGGCGCTCTTGCCGATGCCGGACTCTCGGCAAAGCGCATCGAAGGCGCGTTTTTCTCGAACGCCGTGCAGGGCCACATGGAGGGCCAACACATGATCCGCGGAGAGATAGCGCTGCGCGAGATCGGCATTCAGGGCGTTCCAGTGGTGAATGTCGAGAACGCCTGCGCCAGCGGCGCGACTGGTTTCAAGCTGGCGGTCGATTTTCTCAAGGCCGGCAACGGCGATTGCTGCCTCGCCGTGGGTGCGGAAAAGATGTATTCCGATGATCGCGCGCTGATGTTCTCGGCCTTCGACAGCGGCTGGGACGTGAGCAATGGCGAAGCGGTCGCGCAGCGCCTGGCCGATCTGGGTGCCGGGGTGGAGGAACCCGAAGGCTCGAAATCGTCCAAGCCATATAGCGTGTTCATGGATGTCTATGCCGGCTTCGCGCGGCTGCACATGAAAACCTTTGGCACGACACAGGAACACTTCGCGGCCGTGTCCGCCAAGAACCACGGGCACTCGGTACATAATCCGCTGGCGCAATATCGCGACAGCATGAGCATTGATCAGGTGCTCGCCGCGCCGCCCATCACCTACCCGCTGACCCTTCCCATGTGCGCCCCGATTTCCGACGGAGCGGCGGCGGCGGTGCTTTGTACGGGCGAGGGCCTCAAACGGCTGGGCATCGACCGGACCCGCGCGATCAGGGTCAAGGCAGCGGTCCTGCGCTCGGGCACCGACCGCGCGCCCGAGGATCACGAAAACCACCTGACCCGCCTTACCGCCCTGCAAGCCTATGAACAAGCCGGGCTTGGCCCCGATGACATGTCCCTCGCCGAAGTGCACGACGCAACCGCCGTGGGCGAGGTCATCCAGATAGAGAACCTGGGCTTTGTCCCGTTCGGCGAAGGTGGCCCGGCCAGCCTCCGCGGCGAGACAACGATCGGCGGGCGCATCCCGGTGAACACCTCGGGCGGGCTGGAATCCAAGGGCCACCCGGTGGGTGCCACCGGGATTGGCCAGATATTCGAACTGGTCACGCAACTACGCGGCGAGGCTGGCGCACGCCAGGTTGACGGCGCACAGAACGCCATCGCCGAAAATGGCGGCGGCTTGCACGGCGTCGAGGAAGCCGCCGCCTGCGTCACCATTCTGGGCCGCTGA
- a CDS encoding CaiB/BaiF CoA-transferase family protein encodes MTQPLKDILVLDFSTLLPGPMATLMLSEAGAEVIKFERPGTGEDARLTAPKIDGESIGFAVLNHGKRSVAIDLKSKGAMNVLRPLLEKADVLVEQFRPGVMDRLGLGYEAVREINPGLIYCSITGYGQTGPKASTAGHDLNYVGDSGILSLSRGPDQQPTMPFGLVADIGGGTYPAVVNILLALIARQASGQGTHLDVAMSEGAFAFAYWAHADGVIAGNDIASGSSRLTGGLARYRLYTAADGRQIAVGAIEEKFWQRFCDVIGLPQELRDDWSDPNASVAEVARRLGDQPSTHWESLLAAADCCCSVVKTPAEAAADPHFIARGVFARKLNISGREVPALPLPIAPEFRCAATSAGRAAALGEDNTRFGQDLRKTE; translated from the coding sequence ATGACACAGCCGCTCAAGGATATCTTGGTGCTGGATTTCAGCACCCTTCTTCCCGGCCCGATGGCCACGCTCATGTTATCCGAAGCCGGGGCCGAGGTTATCAAGTTCGAGCGCCCGGGCACGGGTGAAGACGCACGCCTGACCGCGCCAAAAATAGACGGGGAGAGCATTGGCTTCGCTGTTTTGAATCACGGCAAGCGGTCAGTGGCTATCGACCTCAAGTCAAAGGGCGCAATGAATGTTCTGCGCCCTTTGCTTGAAAAGGCCGATGTTCTGGTAGAGCAATTTCGCCCCGGAGTGATGGACCGGCTCGGTCTGGGATACGAGGCCGTGCGCGAGATCAATCCCGGTCTCATCTATTGTTCGATCACCGGCTATGGACAGACCGGCCCGAAGGCTTCGACTGCCGGGCACGATCTCAATTATGTGGGCGATTCGGGGATCCTGTCGCTGAGCCGGGGACCGGATCAGCAGCCAACCATGCCCTTCGGGTTGGTCGCTGATATCGGGGGCGGAACCTATCCGGCGGTGGTGAATATCCTGCTGGCCCTGATTGCGCGGCAGGCAAGCGGTCAGGGGACGCATCTTGATGTCGCCATGTCTGAGGGGGCGTTTGCCTTTGCCTACTGGGCCCATGCAGATGGCGTGATCGCCGGCAATGACATCGCAAGCGGCAGCAGCCGTCTGACCGGCGGCCTAGCGCGCTATCGTCTCTATACCGCGGCGGACGGCCGTCAGATCGCCGTCGGGGCGATCGAGGAAAAGTTCTGGCAGAGGTTCTGCGATGTCATCGGCCTGCCGCAGGAGCTTCGTGATGACTGGTCCGACCCCAATGCCAGTGTTGCGGAAGTGGCGCGCCGTCTGGGCGACCAGCCCTCGACCCATTGGGAGTCTTTGTTGGCCGCGGCGGACTGTTGCTGTTCCGTCGTGAAAACGCCAGCCGAAGCTGCGGCCGATCCGCATTTTATCGCACGCGGCGTATTCGCGCGGAAGCTGAACATTTCTGGTCGGGAGGTACCGGCGCTGCCGCTGCCAATTGCTCCGGAATTCCGTTGTGCGGCAACTTCGGCCGGCCGTGCTGCGGCTTTGGGGGAAGACAATACCCGCTTTGGCCAGGACTTGCGAAAAACAGAATAA
- a CDS encoding acyl-CoA dehydrogenase family protein — protein sequence MENVIAAAQAIYTDDQRMLLENFRKMANAEFAPLVEKYEDLGHPPDAETLKGLFTKVEEFGLISGLLPEEDGGAGIDRLTYGILYEELARVWADLAIAVLIQGHAAFALNLMGDAAQKEAYLKPLLRSERICATCISEPSVGSNVREVKTRAERHGDRIFVSGQKLWISNGAQSDFAIVVCNLDGGISMVIVDRDKGGYESRELRKMGLVGASTCELFFDRAETSAEHVLGNAGGGLFQTLKLFESARVFVGLTSVGIAQAALECAVSYSKEREQHGKPIGGHQLIQGYLADMATHLDAARLLCQRGLQLLELGVRCDTQTSMAKWYATEMAVEIAGKAVQIHGGNGITKEFPVERHFRNAKVMPIPDGTTEIQKLVIGRNLTGLNAF from the coding sequence ATGGAAAATGTGATTGCTGCCGCACAGGCGATTTATACCGACGACCAGCGCATGTTGCTGGAAAACTTCCGCAAGATGGCCAATGCGGAATTCGCTCCGCTAGTGGAAAAATACGAAGATCTGGGCCATCCTCCGGATGCGGAAACCCTCAAGGGCTTGTTCACCAAGGTCGAGGAATTCGGGCTCATCAGCGGCTTGCTTCCCGAAGAGGACGGTGGCGCGGGGATCGACCGCTTGACCTATGGTATCCTCTACGAGGAACTGGCGCGGGTTTGGGCCGATCTGGCGATCGCCGTTCTGATTCAGGGTCATGCCGCATTCGCGCTCAACCTGATGGGCGACGCGGCGCAGAAAGAGGCTTATCTCAAACCGCTCCTGCGCAGTGAGCGCATTTGCGCCACTTGCATTTCCGAACCCTCCGTCGGCTCGAACGTGCGTGAGGTCAAGACCCGCGCGGAGCGCCACGGCGACAGGATTTTTGTCAGCGGACAGAAGCTGTGGATTTCCAACGGTGCGCAATCGGATTTCGCCATCGTTGTCTGCAATTTGGACGGTGGCATTTCGATGGTTATCGTGGATCGCGACAAGGGCGGTTATGAAAGCCGCGAGCTGCGCAAGATGGGGCTTGTCGGCGCCTCGACCTGCGAATTGTTCTTTGACCGTGCGGAAACCAGCGCCGAACATGTTCTGGGAAATGCAGGCGGGGGCCTGTTCCAGACATTGAAGCTTTTTGAGAGCGCGCGGGTCTTTGTGGGGCTGACAAGCGTCGGTATTGCACAAGCGGCGCTGGAGTGCGCAGTCTCTTATTCGAAAGAGCGCGAGCAGCACGGCAAGCCGATCGGCGGGCACCAGTTGATCCAGGGCTACCTAGCCGACATGGCCACGCATCTGGATGCTGCGCGCCTGTTGTGCCAGCGTGGGCTGCAACTTCTGGAACTGGGCGTGCGCTGCGACACGCAGACCTCGATGGCGAAATGGTATGCGACTGAAATGGCAGTCGAAATCGCCGGCAAGGCCGTGCAGATTCACGGCGGCAATGGTATCACCAAAGAGTTTCCCGTCGAACGGCACTTCCGCAATGCCAAGGTCATGCCGATCCCGGACGGCACCACCGAAATCCAGAAGCTGGTCATCGGGCGCAACCTGACCGGGTTGAACGCGTTCTGA
- a CDS encoding acyl-CoA dehydrogenase family protein, with amino-acid sequence MTQVDMQSSEQEEDLRLLRESARTLFDRAGGSGRSRKLRDAGGEFDPDMVRELGEAGVFGVAVPEEQGGLGMGLAAGGVIAEEVGRVIAPEPVVATIGLGLGLLRRLCPEHPKLEQLIGGEASLAVAWQERGPGGASADATCRYADGKLTGGKAWVVGAGGTQDFLVVAEADGGPVLVLAEASADGLVTTRRAQADGSSLGELSFSGTPAAELACGAAVQGALSEAVADATALAAAELVGLSQRAFEITLDYIKTREQFDKPIGSFQVIQHRAVDLNVMCEVAQAAVREVLMRMDGETDASIRARLASRAKARAVTAARKVTRDAIQLHGAVGYTDEFDIGLYLNRALVLSAWLGDDAYHRRIWFDAREEEGAAQ; translated from the coding sequence ATGACACAGGTTGATATGCAATCCAGCGAACAAGAAGAAGACCTTCGCCTGCTGCGCGAAAGCGCGCGCACGCTGTTTGACCGCGCGGGCGGAAGTGGACGGTCGCGAAAGCTCCGCGATGCCGGGGGCGAATTTGACCCGGATATGGTCCGGGAATTGGGCGAAGCCGGTGTTTTTGGCGTGGCCGTGCCCGAAGAACAGGGGGGGCTTGGCATGGGCCTGGCTGCCGGTGGCGTTATCGCCGAAGAGGTCGGCCGCGTGATCGCCCCGGAACCGGTCGTGGCGACGATTGGTCTTGGCCTAGGCCTTCTGCGCCGCCTTTGCCCGGAGCATCCGAAGCTGGAACAGCTTATCGGCGGCGAGGCATCGCTGGCGGTTGCCTGGCAGGAACGTGGTCCGGGCGGCGCTTCCGCTGATGCGACTTGCCGGTATGCGGACGGAAAGCTGACCGGCGGCAAGGCCTGGGTGGTTGGCGCGGGAGGAACGCAGGATTTCCTTGTTGTAGCCGAAGCAGATGGTGGCCCGGTTCTAGTTCTGGCCGAGGCCAGCGCGGATGGGCTTGTTACGACCAGGCGGGCGCAGGCCGATGGCAGTTCCTTGGGCGAGCTTTCCTTTTCAGGAACGCCGGCTGCGGAGCTGGCCTGCGGTGCCGCGGTTCAGGGAGCGCTGTCCGAGGCTGTGGCCGACGCAACGGCGCTTGCCGCAGCCGAGCTTGTCGGCCTGAGCCAGCGCGCCTTCGAGATTACGCTCGACTACATCAAGACGCGCGAGCAGTTCGACAAGCCGATCGGATCCTTCCAGGTCATCCAGCACCGCGCCGTCGACCTGAACGTGATGTGCGAGGTCGCGCAGGCCGCAGTGCGCGAAGTTCTGATGCGGATGGATGGCGAAACGGACGCAAGTATCCGCGCACGTCTGGCCAGCCGGGCCAAGGCACGGGCGGTCACGGCCGCCAGGAAAGTCACCCGCGACGCCATCCAGCTGCACGGCGCGGTCGGCTACACCGATGAATTCGATATCGGGCTTTATCTGAACCGGGCGCTGGTGCTGTCGGCCTGGCTGGGCGACGACGCCTATCACCGTCGGATCTGGTTTGACGCGCGCGAAGAAGAGGGGGCCGCACAATGA